The uncultured Sphaerochaeta sp. genome includes the window CACACTGTGATGTAACCAGTCGTAGTCCTGATGCAAGGCCTTACATCCATGAGGAGTTCATGGAAACATGGTCTGCCATGGAGGAACTTGTGAACATGGGCCTTGTTCGACATATCGGCACCAGCAATATGACCAAGGCAAAGATGGAATTATTGCTTGCCTCCTGCAATATCAGACCTGCCTTCAATGAGATGGAACTCCATCCCTGCTTCCAGCAACCCGAGTTGCTCTCTTATATCAAGCAGGAGGGAATCATTCCCATTGGGTATAGCCCCCTGGGATCTCCAAACAGGCCTGAGAGAGATACAACACCAGAGGATGTCATTGATATGCAACATCCACTTGTTGTAGAGATTGCAAAAAGGCACAACTGCCACCCTGCCGCAATCTGTCTCAAGTGGGCTCAAGCAAATGGGATTATCCCCATCCCTCTGTCCACGAAGGAAAGGAATTTGAGGAGCAATCTGGAGAGTGTCCTCTCAGATCCACTCACTGAGGAGGAAGTACTCACTCTCAAGGATGCAGATTGCAATAATCGCTTGATCAAGGGACAGGTCTTTCTCTGGGAAGGCGCTGAATCCTGGCATGATCTTTGGGATGAGGATGGGACCATTCCCTGCCCAGAAAAATACCGATAAGGAGAAAACTGATGGAAAAAAAGATGATGAAGGGAGCAAAGCTTCCAGGAAACAGTACAGTAGCATTCGGTGAGTTCGAGATTCCCAAGCCGGGGTATGGACAGGTGCTGGTAAAGACCAAGTGCAGTACCATATGCGGGAGTGATATCAGGGCAATCTATCGCGAACACCTCGGGAAAGGACCTGAAGGATACCAGAACGTCATTGCAGGACACGAGCCTTGTGGCCAGATTGTTGAAGAAGGCGAAGGGCTGAAGCGGTTCAAGAAAGGGGACCGTGTAGTGGTCTACCATATCAGCGGATGTGGAGTTTGCCATGAATGCCGCCAGGGCTATATGATCAGCTGCACAAGCGACAAGAGAGCTGCCTATGGCTGGCAGAGGGATGGGGGCATGGCTGAATACATGCTTTGTGACGAGAAGGATCTTGTCTACCTCCCAGAGGAGTTGACCTATGCTGATGGCGCTCAGGTTGCTTGCGGCTTTGGTACGGTCTATGAAGCCATCGAGAAAGTCGGCGTAAGCGGTAATGATGCAGTGCTGGTTGTAGGTCTTGGCCCAGTTGGCCTGGCTGCCTTGATGCTTGCAAAGGCAATGGGTGCAAACAAACTCATAGGAATCGAATCCCAGAGTGCACGCATCGAACTCGCAAAGAAGCTTGGCCTGGTTGACCATGTATTTACTCCTGCAGAAGACAATGTGGCACAAATCAAAGCTCTTACCGGAGGCAACGGTGTCGAACGCGCTTTCGATTGTTCAGCAAGTGATGCAGGTCGTGCAACTGCGATCAGGGCAACCCGAAAGTGGGGTAAGATTGCACTGGTTGGAGAAGGCGGCACAGTACACTTCAATCCGAGTGAGGACATGCTTCATGACCAGAAAACCGTATACGGAAGCTGGGTGACCAGTATCTGGAAAATGGAAGATCTTGTAGAGCGACTGGTTCGCTGGGGCATTCACCCTGAAGAGCTCATCACTCACCGTTTCCCTCTTGAGAAAGCTGATGAGGCATATGCCTTGATGGCAAGTGGAGCATGTGGAAAGGTTGCTGTTTGTTTTGACGAGGAGCTTCCTAGCTAAAGACCCGATTGAACCGTGGGGAGTGCTCGTTGAAAGCCACAATTGACTTATCGTCGGTCACTACCCCACCATTGTCTTCCATCACACAGATGGTTGGTTCAATTATGACGGTGGAGGGAAATCCCTGCTGGTCACCATCAAGACGGCGGATCAGGAGTTGGGCAGCCGTCTCCCCCATCTGGTCGAGAGGCTGTGCTACTGCATAGTGGCAGAATTTGAGCAGTGGTGCATAGTATAGATAGTCGAACGTGGAGAATACCACCTTTGATCTAATCTCCCTGGAAGCTTTGCTCATCAGATAGCTTGTTGCACCGATATGCACCATGTCATTTACCACAAAGAAGGTATCAGGACAGAAGGGCATCATCAAAGCCTTTTCCATAAGGGTATATCCAGCCTTCTGGGTCATCCCTCCCAGTAGGATAAAATCAGGATTGACCTCAAGCTGATGGTCATGCATTGCATCCAAGAACCCATGGAGACGCTCAACCGATGTATGGACATGGTTGTCACCACCTAGGAATCCTATATTGGTTTTTCCTTCCCTGATCAGTGCACAGGTCACATCGTATGCACCCTTGCGGTTGTCGGTAAGGACCACATCACAACGCAATCCTTCAATTTTTCGGTCGAGCATGACCAGGGGAATATTTGCGATTGCAGGGGAAGCAAAATGTGCACCAACATCACCGACTGGAATAACGAGAAGTGCATCAACATTACGCTCAAGTAGGAATGCAAGTTTGCGCTTCTCTTCCTGCACTGAATTTTCTGAACTACAGAGCAGTAGTGCATACCCAAGTGGGCCGAGCAACTTTTCCAGTTGCTCGACAATTTCGGTGAAGAAGGTGTTTGATATCTCTGGGACGATGATCCCGATACTCTTGGTTACCCTGAGTTTCAAGGAACGTGCTACCGCATTCCGCTGATAATGCAGCATATTGACCGCGGAGAGCACCTTCCTTTCCGTCTCGGGATTCACCACCCCGAGATTGTTCAGAACTCTACTGACAGTGGCAATGGAGACGCCAGCAAGATTCGCGACATCCTTGATTGTTGCTGCTTCTCGTTTGCCCATGTACCAACCTACCTATGCGCGGCGTGCGTATTTCTTCATATCGAAGTAGACCGCGATGATAATGATAAAGCCTTTTACCAATTGCTGGTAGTAGCTGTCAACGCCCAGGAAGGACATTCCGTAGTTGATTAAGCCCATGGTAAAGACACCGACCATCATTCCACTGACCTTACCAACACCACCATTCTGTGAAACACCACCAACGGTAACTGCAGCAATGGCATCCAACTCCATACCGTTTGCGGTAAGCGAGTTTGCCAAGCCAAGGCGGCTTGCCAGAAGGGTACCAGCTGTACCATAGAGCAAACCTGCATAGAAGTAGACCATCATAAGGTCACGTTCGACATTGATACCACTTACCCGCGCTGCCTGTGCATTACCACCGATCGCATAGAAGTGAGTTCCCTGACGGGTATGCTTGAGTAATATCCAGACAACCAGTGCTGCAATGGCAACATAGATGATGAGATTGGGAACAGGACCAACGCTTCCCTGACTGATGTTCTTGAAGTTCTGGTTCAGAGAACCAACAACGGCTGCCTTGGTATAGATGAGCTGCAAACCCTTTGCAATGGACATGGAACCCAGTGTTGCAATAAAGGGAGGAAGCTTTCCATATGCAATCAAGTACCCGTTAAAGAGACCGAACAGGCCACCAGCGGCA containing:
- a CDS encoding LacI family DNA-binding transcriptional regulator; translation: MGKREAATIKDVANLAGVSIATVSRVLNNLGVVNPETERKVLSAVNMLHYQRNAVARSLKLRVTKSIGIIVPEISNTFFTEIVEQLEKLLGPLGYALLLCSSENSVQEEKRKLAFLLERNVDALLVIPVGDVGAHFASPAIANIPLVMLDRKIEGLRCDVVLTDNRKGAYDVTCALIREGKTNIGFLGGDNHVHTSVERLHGFLDAMHDHQLEVNPDFILLGGMTQKAGYTLMEKALMMPFCPDTFFVVNDMVHIGATSYLMSKASREIRSKVVFSTFDYLYYAPLLKFCHYAVAQPLDQMGETAAQLLIRRLDGDQQGFPSTVIIEPTICVMEDNGGVVTDDKSIVAFNEHSPRFNRVFS
- a CDS encoding ABC transporter permease, whose protein sequence is MEMKKLLNDSKKVASQYTTWVTFVGLLLLLSILTNGQALRWSSIRNLLIAESVRSFAALGVGMIIITKGIDLSIGYVVCLTASVAASFAQNPDYSSAIYAGQTFPLIVPIVAAVAAGGLFGLFNGYLIAYGKLPPFIATLGSMSIAKGLQLIYTKAAVVGSLNQNFKNISQGSVGPVPNLIIYVAIAALVVWILLKHTRQGTHFYAIGGNAQAARVSGINVERDLMMVYFYAGLLYGTAGTLLASRLGLANSLTANGMELDAIAAVTVGGVSQNGGVGKVSGMMVGVFTMGLINYGMSFLGVDSYYQQLVKGFIIIIAVYFDMKKYARRA
- a CDS encoding aldo/keto reductase, which translates into the protein MQLPTRTIESTKAEIPIIGVGTFGSDHISSSEMAEAVRTALRLGYRNIDCASVYNNEKEIGEVLASCGIKREELWITSKVWNDSHGRDNVIASAKQSLKDLQLDYLDLYLVHWPLPNFHPPHCDVTSRSPDARPYIHEEFMETWSAMEELVNMGLVRHIGTSNMTKAKMELLLASCNIRPAFNEMELHPCFQQPELLSYIKQEGIIPIGYSPLGSPNRPERDTTPEDVIDMQHPLVVEIAKRHNCHPAAICLKWAQANGIIPIPLSTKERNLRSNLESVLSDPLTEEEVLTLKDADCNNRLIKGQVFLWEGAESWHDLWDEDGTIPCPEKYR
- a CDS encoding zinc-binding dehydrogenase, whose product is MEKKMMKGAKLPGNSTVAFGEFEIPKPGYGQVLVKTKCSTICGSDIRAIYREHLGKGPEGYQNVIAGHEPCGQIVEEGEGLKRFKKGDRVVVYHISGCGVCHECRQGYMISCTSDKRAAYGWQRDGGMAEYMLCDEKDLVYLPEELTYADGAQVACGFGTVYEAIEKVGVSGNDAVLVVGLGPVGLAALMLAKAMGANKLIGIESQSARIELAKKLGLVDHVFTPAEDNVAQIKALTGGNGVERAFDCSASDAGRATAIRATRKWGKIALVGEGGTVHFNPSEDMLHDQKTVYGSWVTSIWKMEDLVERLVRWGIHPEELITHRFPLEKADEAYALMASGACGKVAVCFDEELPS